The sequence below is a genomic window from Gossypium hirsutum isolate 1008001.06 chromosome A11, Gossypium_hirsutum_v2.1, whole genome shotgun sequence.
gccgtgtggaggacatggcccaTGGCTACGAGCGTGcaccttggccgtgtgcctctaaATTGTTcctgacgttagaaacagaatgtcaaggctTTTAGACATGGGCTAAAACACAGgcatgtcatggccatgtgagcgacacgggccatggacacaggtgtgtgtcaagccgtgtgaaaacccctatatgttcaaatttggaatttaattcacacaggcTCGGGGCACGAGCGTGTTCCCTTATGCTTAGGtcatgtgaaccacacgggccatTGGCACGACCAGATCAACAGGGCCATACgggtgtgttgcccttccacatgggcatgtgccctgtttcaagtgATATTTTCCAAAGTTTTCATAAGTGATCGAATTAATCCCAGATCGTTTCCaaagcatgatttgggcctcgtatgCCCATATTAGGAATCAAAAAACTATGAAATGAAGGTTTTATTTTGACCTAGTTTTTACATTTTAGAAaagattgaatgcatgtgtttaagtcaggtaatgcctcgtgcccaacTTCGGTCTaggactcgggtaaggggtgttacatttagtggtatcatagctatggtttagtcgattctaggactaacctagcgtgagaacgagtctagctatacatggcataattgtatattgatagtgtggcgACTCCTGATTaaataaattgtgttttcatatataGTAACTGGATCCTGATGTGGCTACGATgaatgacgtggaaagtaatgcacgGGCTTCAGCTGAAGGGACCGTGCCAGTTGATAGTGGGCCCGTAACAATGAGTCAAGGTgaaggggctagagaagcttacctccatatgatggacGCTTAGTACTTAGAGTTTATTCGTACGAATCCGAATACTCTACCCCCCCACCTCCCCACCTCCTCCAATTcctcaacccattcatatatctCCTCAAGGAGCAGAAATGGCTAGAAGAGAGAAACCTCCACTGGATGGAATTAGAAAGCATGAGGCCGAAGAATTTCTGGCAAATATCGAGGATGACCCAGAGAAggctgagttttggttggaaaataccatcagggtattcaATGAATTGCACGTCGGAGGAGTGTATGAAGTGtgtagtgtcactcctacgagattcatcctaccaatggtggaacactctcgtgttaGTCGTACTGAGAGAGTGAGTAACTTGCGGATTCTTCTAGGAAGAATTCttaaagaagtacattagtcagaggttcattaATCAAAAGAGGAAAGCGTTCCTCGAActgaagcaaggtcgtatgacaGTGATAGAGTATGAGTACGAGTTTGTGAGACTTAGCAAGCATGCACGGGAGTGCATTTCCACAGAAGCCAcgatgtgtaaaaggtttgaagatggattgaacgaGGACATCCGTCTATTAGTTGGCATTTTAGAGTTGATggagtttgtagtacttgttgagagagcttgcaaggccgaagaattggccaaagagaagtgAAAAGCTGACATTGAGTCTTATGACTCAAcgaaaagacagatggggaaaccACATCAAACTTcatccaagagatcgagagagtttcctactTGATCAAATACGTCAGTAGGGTTCTCGAGCAAGAGCAAGAATAAGCAGTACACAATGATAAAAGCCTAAACCACTTCTAtcgcaagtgttggtagtgctcgccCGAATAGACCAGAATGTTCATAGTGCGGCAAACGTCATTTTGGTGAGTGCCGAGGTAATGAAAGATGCTGCTTTAAATGTGGGTCTTTGGACCATTTTATTTGTAGCTGTCCCGAGATGGTCGAGAAAATAAGGATCAAAGTGTAAGATTGAGTAATGTTCCTTCAAGGAGTAGACATATAAGAACCTgggaagtggggctagcagtagaggtgtGCCTAGAGATACTACTGTGAGGTTCGAGGGTAGAACACCTGCAGGGACTTATGCTATACATGCCTGTGAAGAGGTAGcgtgatgtgattacgggtacctttTGTATCCATAATATATCTATTGTATCTTTGATTGACCCGGGGTCTacctatttttatatttatctgGAATTGATACCCCGTATGAACATGCTAGTCGAGCCCACTGAATTTGTGATACCCcgttaggcaaacatgtgttagttgaccaagtatgtagaaattggcctttgacaattagaggtcattttTTTCtgactaacttgatgttatttctGTTCAATGAATTTGATgcaatccttgggatggattagttaacttctcatggtgttgtggtagactgtgggagaaaagttattgagttgaagtgtgaaagtggggatgttcttcgggttgaatcggGTAGAGCGGATAACTTACCTGTGGTGATATTGTCCATGTTGGCagtgagatatttgagaaaatgaTATAAAGCTTATCTCGCTTTTATATTGAATACTCAAGCATCTGAATTGAAGATCGAGTCAgtaccagtggtatgtgagttctCAGATGTGTTTTCGGAGGAATTACCCAGATTGTCACCCGTGAGGGAAGTTGAATTCAGGATTGAGTTAGTCCCCGGTACGGCACGCATTTTgattgctctgtataggatggctccaatggagttaaaagaattgaaagtccagttacaagagttaacggataaaggttttctGAGATAGAGCTATTCTTCGTGGCGTGCTCTAgtactctttgtgaaaaagaaagtcgagtcgatgaggttatgtatatagattacagacaactcaacaaagtgaaAGTGATAAACAAGTACCCCTTTCCAAGGATCAACTATTTGTTggaccaattgaaaggagccaccatgttttctaagatagacttgaggtctggttattaCCAGCTCAGAGtaaaggagcaagatgtaccgaaaactgcATTTAGGTCGAGgaatgggcactatgagttccttatcatgcccttcggtttaacaaatgcccttgcaatatttatggacttgatgaaccgcattttttggctgtatttggataagtttgtggtggtttttatcgatgatatattgatttattctcgagatgcgAGTGAACACGCGAAACACTTGAGAACTGTTTTGCAAACCTTGAGGGATAAGCAgctatatgccaagtttagtaaaagtgagttttggcttcgagaggttggaTTCTTAGGACAAATTGTGTCGGGTGctggaattagagttgaccctAGTAAGATATCAGCCATTACTGAGTGGAAACTGCCAAGAAATATGTCACagattagaagctttttgggcctAACGGGCTACTACAGATggtttgttaaagggttctccATGATAGattctctgtaacaccccgaacccgagaccgacaccggagtcgaacacgaggtgttaacagactttaaaccccttataaaaatatttctcaaacactgccaatctgcgtactagtcgctttaaaaatcatatcttgagtttcacaactagaaaatcagtttcgtgatttgtccctgaaactagactcatatgcccatctacatatttttttctagaatttttggtcaggccaattagtacagtttattagtcaaagtctaccatgttacagggatcgactaccctgacctttgcgcattacgacttggatatctccctgtacagggctcaaatactgatgccgtttgtttctatagaaactagactcagagaggaatctatccatatatggtatgactcctaattatctctggttaatttgtaatgaatttccaatgtcggaacaggaaatccagaaaccgttctggccctgtctcacgagaacctgaatatctcttaacatactatccgtatgattgtttcgttactttcctatgaaagtagattcatcaaggtttgtttacataatttattcactatttaattcccttcctactatttttagtgattttccaaatctacatcactgctgctgtcagcatctgcctttaaagtagactttacctatttcatggtttccatgattcaactagccctttttgcataaatagcacaacttatgaaagtgattaaccatccccatggccaatccttgtcaagcatatccacaccaaatgattataacaatatactcaaacacatataagccattttcgcatggctatccaaaatttatacaagtccaaagggtccacgacccacaacaaacgggtagtcctatacatgccatttcgaagttcaaccaaaattgtaccaaaagggggctttgatagtgtgggcgactttgacctcaagatcccgagtccgatagctggagaaccaaatctataaaacagaggagcaatgaaacggagtaagcaatttatgcttagtaagttttgagcaaggaattccagcacaacaaaagtatagcattcatatagctaaacggataatttcatatgcacaaatttacgatatcgtacttgcttcacattatcaacccttatgtacatacacaaaagatcaactcagccaaaggccggtagctcgtttatcaactgagcgaatacttatttgtaagggctcaactaaattcaagcacatacgaaacatacctcaatgttgggatgtttcgagagtattaactggaattttacagcaagttcattcattcccaaatcacgtaccttcggaatttaaccggatatagctcctcgttcaaatgccttcgggacatagcccggttatagtaattcgcacaaatgccttcgggacttaacccggatttagtaactcgcacaaatgccttcgggacttaacccggatttagtaactcacacaaatgccttcgggcttagcccggaattagtatctcgcacaaatgccttcgaatcttagtccggatatggtcacttagcacaaagccttcgggacttagcccggacatcattcaaataaccatgcacatttaacaataaatcatgacacattcgtatttcattttcgttagcaaaactcaaacacaagacacttatcattcttgtgatttcggctcaatagccacacacaaagagcatgattttgatttgcttaaaacatgatctaatcaaatcttaatttaagctctcttactcaagaacttacatcgggtgttgtcgaacgattccgatagctattcgaccacttttccttccctttatcggatttagttcccctttgctcttgagcttaattaaacaaataaattgatttaatcatttgagcatcgaaaagacgaacacaaggcacttagcccatatttatacattagacattaaagtcacatatgtacggaatcatgaatcaaactcaacattttagctaatttttcccccttggccgaatatgcatgtctattttggggccgatttcaacacttaatacattctacaagcatggtcacttgtattgactaaacacccttttgtttcaagttcaaaacttggctaatacacacatatacacactagtaaagcatcctctccctttccatcaatttaacacatgcattgctcattaacatgcaaaagttatattcagccttagcacacaacttgctagccgattcttctccatttagcaaccaatgcacatatgtgctcactcaaaaatgctaaaaaggaggttcaagaatcatcaagccaccatcacatgcatcattaacaagcttcatatttagcatgcaatggcattaacacaaactccacctaggccgaatcttaactcatcctcatgcctcatcaccacaacatcaaacatcaaccaagaatgatgcatccatggccgagtgtcatttccatcacatagcaagatttagaccatgggctaggtagaactcaagctaacaactaaaacatgcatgcatctcatggaacatcatcaaacataccttagcctagctacatgcatggccgaacctcttcaacctttcttcttccttcctccttaaaatttttggccaaggatgaaccaaaggatgagcatttttttttctttgttttttttctttctagtttcggctaaatgaagatgagaaaggatgaacaaaaattttctcctttcttttctttagctcacggcaatgggggggggaaacaactacacacatttttttttgtattcatcatacttcttttcattattttatgcccatgccccttattttatttttttctacatacctcactaggccaacatgttcccaacatgtttccacccatagcatggccaaccactagctcaaattttgggtaatttgacatgcaaacccatcattttcacaacatgcattaatagaccattttaaattagcctatcatattttcaccatgtctcatatcaatccctatttaataatttctcatgcaattggcaaaattggagaatgaaacttccacatactcatgtacacacataataagcatagaatatggaaatcaattatttttatgactcggttttctggtcccgaaaccacttcccaactagggtcaattttgggctgtcacattctcTGATGACAAGATTTCTACAAAAAAGAGGTCAAGTTTGAATGGAACaaaaagtgtcaacagagtttttaaaagttaaaagcttcgttgaccgaagccccagttttagtgcaaccgaaattgggaaaagagtttgtggtgtatagtgacgcatccttgaatggattagggtacgtgctcatgcaagaaggcaaaatGATAGCATACACTTCAAAaaaactgaagccacatgagaaaaactactcgatgcacgatttagagttggcttccaatgtgttcgcattgaaaatttggagataccatttgtatggcgagagatgccaggtatttactgaccataagagtttaaagtatttgatgaatcaaaaggagcTAAATCTACgtcaacgaagatggttggagtttataaaggattatgagttggtgATGGACTACCACCCCGGGAAGGCGAATGTAatcgccgatgcattgagtaggaaatcattgttcgCCTTGAGGGCTATGATTACTCAATTGACCgtgactgatgatggtttgattctagctgAGATGAAAGCTAAATCTATGttccttcaagagatttgtgaagctcagaaaggtgataaggaTTTGCAAGCTAAAATAGGTCAATGTGAGATGGGAAACGAATCAGAATTTCGTATTGGTATCGATGGTCGTATAATGTACCGAGACAGGATTTGTGTGCCTAAGGATGATGAGCTTGTTCAGAAGATTTTAAGAGAGGCACATAGTTGTTGCTTGTCTATCCAttcgggtagtgtgaaaatgtataatgacttgaagaaaatgtactagtggtcaGGAACGAAAAGagacattttagaatttttttccaagtgtctagtttgtcaacaagtgaaagctgaacaccaagcaccttcgggtttactttaaCCTGTGATGGTttccgaatggaaatgggaccgtgtaaccatggattttgtgtcagggttgccTTTGACGCCAAGGAAAAATGATTCCGTTTGGGTAGTTGTCGATAGattaacaaagtcggcacattttataccagtgcgtactgactatttgtaacatcccgaattaaggcctagtcagaacagtggttttgggaccacaaatccgattaaTAAACCATgtcttacatgacttgagatcctgcagtgttgcagaaaaggatttagcccagacgggtaatccgttgatctcagatatagaaaaggatctagcccggacgggtgtaccttgagtgatcgagcctcccgaagaatatgtgtgctttAATGATTTAGctcggacaggtaatccgattaggatctgaatttagcctgggctggtaattcagatccaatcTCATTTGAGTATATGTCATCGTAGGGGAttcagcctggactggtaatcccgacaatactctataagTTTATATTATGGGGGATTTAGCGTAGACTGATACTAccaccgtaagatgtgaggttcgcgggagttcataattgagatgatcacttgtatgacttgataGTAAATGGATTATGcatcgagatttttgagaaattcaactAGTATTATAATGAATAACGCGATGAAAGTCCCGAGATAGGCGTGGTGATAAAGGTAAAGTTAATCGATATGCATAGGTACATACATTATACTCATAAG
It includes:
- the LOC121210024 gene encoding uncharacterized protein, translated to MNQKELNLRQRRWLEFIKDYELVMDYHPGKANVIADALSRKSLFALRAMITQLTVTDDGLILAEMKAKSMFLQEICEAQKGDKDLQAKIGQCEMGNESEFRIGIDGRIMYRDRICVPKDDELVQKILREAHSCCLSIHSGSVKMVSEGSCFRCGSLDHFIKDCPEMMEKERFQSSRSSDAASRERPSKNARNGSGSKNVTQDTAVRSEARASARAYAICTREDATSLDVVTGNFSLYDTNVITLIDLGSTYSYVCMKLASRFYYTDLPAL